The DNA sequence CGGGCATAGCCCATCGTCTTGTATCCGTCGAAGCGGATATAGGTGAACGGATCGAAACCATAGTCGACCACGCGCCCGCCGAGGTCGCGCGGTGGCGCAGGCCCGAGAAGCGGCGCTACGAAATACGGGCCTTCGCCAACACCCCAGGTGCCAAGCGTCTGGCCGAAATCTTCGTCATGATCGGGTACGCCCATCTTGCTGGCGACATCGATCACGCCGCCAAGCCCGATGGTCGTGTTGATGAACGCGCGGGCGAAGGTCTGCGACGCGCGGGACGCTTCGCCCTGAAGAATGTCGTTCGCGAAGACCACGGGCTTGTCCATGTTCTCGAGCACGTTGTGAACGCCAAGGCGGAATGGCTCGGGCACCGCGTGGTTGTAGAACACGGCCACGGGCCGCGCGACGTGCTTGTCCAGCGCCTGATTGAATTCAAAAATCTTGCGGTTGGTCGGCTCGTACGGATCGTTCTGCGCGAGCGAATCCGGATTGTTCGTTGATGCGCATCCCGCAAGCGCTGTGCTCATCAAAAGAACGGCAAGTAAGAATGTCTTACGCAAAATCCCCTCGCTCGGAACGGGCCAAATCTGGAAACGCGCAATCGGCAGAATCGCTGCCTGTCCTAATATCGGGTGAGTGTGACGGGCCTTCAAGGGCGGTCTATATTCCACCGTACCACGCGTACCCCTGGTCCTCCCAATAGCCGCCCTTGCCGCCATTAATATGATCGAAGTTTTCCACAAGTTCGATCCGTTGAACGTACTTTGCCATTTTGTAACCAAGCTGGCGCTCCGCGCGGACACGGACCGGCGCGCCGTGCTCGATTGGAAGGGCCTGGCCGTTTAGTTGATACGCCAGGAGGGTTTGCGGGTGCGTCGCCTCGAGAAGGTCGAGGCTTTCGTAGTAATAAGGGACATCGGGGTTCGAGGTATCGCCCATAGGGTCTGCACAAAAAAACATCACATAGCGGGCTTCCGGCTTCGGCTTGGCCATAGCCAAAATGTGGGCAAGCGGTGCGCCGGTCCATTCGCCGATGCAGCTCCAGCCTTCGACGCAATCGTGCCGCGTGATCTGAGTCCGAGACGGCAGGGCCTTAAGATCGGCGAGCGACAACACCAATCTCTTCTCCACCAGCCCGCCAACCGGGATGCGCCAGTCCGCGAAGTTCTTGGCGGCGTGGGCCTCGTAGTCGTCCGTCG is a window from the Pirellulales bacterium genome containing:
- a CDS encoding VacJ family lipoprotein, yielding MSTALAGCASTNNPDSLAQNDPYEPTNRKIFEFNQALDKHVARPVAVFYNHAVPEPFRLGVHNVLENMDKPVVFANDILQGEASRASQTFARAFINTTIGLGGVIDVASKMGVPDHDEDFGQTLGTWGVGEGPYFVAPLLGPAPPRDLGGRVVDYGFDPFTYIRFDGYKTMGYARAGLGVLDLRARNVETLDQIERDSVDYYATQRSLYRQYRNSEIRNGKPDTSDLPNL
- a CDS encoding molybdopterin-binding protein, coding for MADTRRNFLKVAAASAGGLILTGCTSLSQQQWVVSILSEVENLTRRAQRLFAGSHALAPEFTKADIARVFRANGTLNPSTDDYEAHAAKNFADWRIPVGGLVEKRLVLSLADLKALPSRTQITRHDCVEGWSCIGEWTGAPLAHILAMAKPKPEARYVMFFCADPMGDTSNPDVPYYYESLDLLEATHPQTLLAYQLNGQALPIEHGAPVRVRAERQLGYKMAKYVQRIELVENFDHINGGKGGYWEDQGYAWYGGI